From the Pseudomonas baltica genome, one window contains:
- a CDS encoding HWE histidine kinase domain-containing protein, translating into MTSETHVNLTNCDREPIQIPGSIQSHGCLLACDASASIILRHSANAADMLGLPSDVNGRRLDELLGEEVAHILRNSLARTKEASRPALTFALMLASGQAFDVAAHLFKGTVVIEFEPCGASVAEPIELARTVIAQVREIDHTDKLFRDAARFARAMLGYDRVMIYQLGPDGAGKVIAESKRGDLESFLGQYFPGSDIPQQARALYLRNPIRVISDISLGTTPIVPVLDLSGEPLDLSYAHLRSVSPVHCEYLSNMGVGASMSISIIVNGVLWGLIACHHYGPRALTMGQRVAAEMFGEFISLHIETLRARQALEYAAHARQVLDALLRDASHATDIEEFLRSRLADFKALIPCDGIGMALDGRWSAEQLTPPKGAMPDLLRFAEGVAEGRTWASNRLSMVHVPAADYAVDVSGMLVIPMSQHPRDYLLLFRKEVVETLDWAGDPHKTYESGPLGERLTPRKSFAIWKETVHQQSLPWTEQDRQFGEAIRAAIVEVALHNSELLASERAKADVRQRMLNEELNHRVKNILALIGALVAHPTAEGQTLNGYVATLKGRIQALSLAHDQVVRGDGGGGLLALLDAELLPYRAPSSTIELTGPNVVLDARAYSVMALVLHELATNAAKYGALSRAGGKLSIKWTIDAGGACDIAWLESGGPTVRPPSRSGFGSVLIDRSIPFDLGGTSTVEYLPDGMQGFFRIPARHLTVAEPLEAVSSAVEIAQLGEDFSDLADACVMILEDQLVIAVGLEQILAGAGVDDVLTTSSEAETTRVLAQRRPDVAVLDVNLGTGTSIAVAEELARRNIPFLFATGYGDSISIPSHLKHAPVVRKPYDAASILSHLQQLIRPAS; encoded by the coding sequence ATGACTTCTGAAACGCACGTCAATCTGACCAACTGTGATCGCGAGCCGATCCAGATCCCCGGCAGTATCCAGTCACACGGTTGCCTGCTCGCTTGCGACGCCTCGGCGAGTATCATCCTGCGCCATTCGGCCAATGCAGCGGACATGCTGGGCCTGCCGAGTGACGTGAATGGTCGGCGCCTGGACGAGTTGCTCGGCGAGGAGGTCGCTCATATCCTGCGCAATTCACTGGCACGCACCAAGGAGGCGTCCCGGCCGGCATTGACGTTCGCGCTAATGCTCGCGTCGGGGCAGGCGTTCGACGTCGCCGCCCATCTGTTCAAAGGCACCGTCGTCATCGAATTCGAGCCGTGCGGCGCCAGCGTCGCCGAGCCGATCGAGCTCGCCCGCACCGTGATCGCCCAGGTTCGCGAGATCGACCATACCGACAAGCTGTTTCGCGATGCGGCGCGGTTCGCCCGGGCCATGCTCGGCTACGACCGGGTGATGATCTACCAGCTCGGGCCGGACGGCGCCGGCAAGGTGATTGCCGAGTCCAAGCGCGGCGATCTCGAAAGCTTTCTGGGGCAGTATTTCCCAGGCTCCGATATCCCCCAGCAGGCGCGTGCGCTGTATCTGCGCAACCCTATTCGGGTCATCTCGGACATCTCGCTCGGCACTACGCCAATCGTGCCCGTACTGGACTTGTCAGGCGAACCACTGGACCTGTCCTACGCTCACCTGCGCAGCGTTTCGCCGGTGCACTGCGAGTACCTGAGCAATATGGGCGTGGGCGCCTCGATGTCGATCTCGATCATCGTCAACGGCGTGCTGTGGGGGCTGATCGCCTGCCACCACTACGGACCACGGGCGCTGACCATGGGCCAGAGGGTGGCCGCCGAGATGTTCGGCGAATTTATCTCGCTGCACATCGAGACCCTGCGCGCCCGGCAGGCGCTGGAGTACGCCGCCCACGCTCGGCAGGTGCTCGACGCCTTGCTGCGCGACGCCAGCCATGCCACGGATATCGAAGAATTCTTGCGTTCGCGGCTGGCGGACTTCAAAGCGCTGATCCCATGCGATGGCATCGGCATGGCGCTGGATGGCCGCTGGAGCGCGGAACAATTGACACCGCCCAAGGGGGCGATGCCGGATTTGCTGCGCTTCGCCGAGGGCGTAGCAGAGGGCCGGACCTGGGCGTCCAATCGCCTGTCGATGGTCCATGTCCCTGCCGCCGACTACGCCGTCGACGTCTCGGGCATGCTGGTCATTCCGATGTCGCAGCACCCCAGGGATTACCTGCTGCTGTTCCGCAAGGAGGTGGTCGAGACCCTCGACTGGGCCGGCGATCCGCACAAGACCTACGAAAGTGGCCCGCTGGGCGAACGCCTGACCCCGCGCAAGAGCTTTGCGATCTGGAAGGAGACGGTGCACCAGCAGTCATTGCCCTGGACCGAGCAGGACCGCCAGTTCGGCGAAGCTATCCGCGCCGCGATCGTCGAGGTGGCGCTGCACAACAGCGAACTGCTGGCCAGCGAACGTGCGAAGGCAGACGTGCGCCAGCGCATGCTCAATGAAGAGCTCAACCATCGGGTCAAGAATATCCTCGCGCTGATCGGTGCGCTGGTGGCCCATCCCACCGCCGAAGGGCAAACGCTCAACGGCTACGTGGCCACCCTGAAGGGGCGCATCCAGGCGCTGTCGCTGGCCCACGATCAAGTCGTGCGGGGCGACGGCGGCGGCGGGCTGTTGGCGTTGCTGGACGCCGAACTGCTGCCTTATCGCGCGCCGTCCAGCACCATAGAGCTGACCGGGCCGAACGTGGTGCTCGATGCCCGTGCCTATTCGGTCATGGCGTTGGTGCTGCACGAATTGGCCACCAACGCCGCGAAGTACGGCGCGTTGTCGCGGGCCGGCGGCAAGCTCTCGATCAAGTGGACAATCGACGCTGGCGGCGCCTGTGACATCGCCTGGCTTGAGAGCGGCGGCCCGACGGTTCGCCCACCGAGCCGAAGCGGCTTCGGCTCGGTGCTGATCGATCGCAGCATCCCCTTCGACCTGGGCGGGACCAGCACGGTCGAGTACCTGCCGGACGGCATGCAGGGGTTCTTCAGGATTCCGGCTCGGCACCTCACGGTGGCTGAACCGCTGGAGGCCGTGAGCTCGGCAGTGGAGATCGCTCAACTGGGCGAGGATTTCAGCGATCTGGCCGATGCCTGCGTGATGATCCTCGAGGACCAGTTGGTCATCGCGGTCGGGCTCGAGCAGATTCTGGCCGGTGCGGGCGTCGACGATGTGCTCACCACCAGCTCCGAGGCCGAGACCACCAGGGTGCTCGCTCAGCGCAGGCCCGATGTCGCGGTGCTGGATGTCAATCTGGGCACGGGGACCTCGATTGCCGTGGCCGAAGAACTGGCACGGCGCAACATCCCGTTCCTGTTCGCCACCGGCTACGGCGACAGCATCAGCATCCCCAGTCACTTGAAGCACGCTCCGGTGGTGCGCAAACCCTACGACGCGGCTTCGATCCTCTCGCACCTGCAACAGTTGATCCGACCTGCGTCCTGA